The following proteins are co-located in the Halostella salina genome:
- a CDS encoding universal stress protein: MTDILVPIDGSPLSYSALEYALEHFPDDSVTTLYVIDPVEAAYPANVETVPMGEEWYESAKERADGIHDRAREIAAEYDAELTTLTEVDRPRHAIISYVEEHDPEGIVMGSHGRDGIERLLLGSVAESVMRRSEVPVTVVR; the protein is encoded by the coding sequence ATGACGGATATTCTGGTCCCGATCGACGGGTCGCCGCTGTCGTACAGTGCGCTCGAATACGCGCTGGAGCACTTCCCCGACGACTCCGTGACGACGCTGTACGTCATCGACCCGGTCGAGGCGGCGTACCCGGCGAACGTCGAGACCGTGCCGATGGGCGAGGAGTGGTACGAGAGCGCCAAGGAACGGGCCGACGGGATCCACGACCGCGCCCGCGAGATCGCCGCGGAGTACGACGCCGAACTGACGACGCTCACGGAAGTCGACCGGCCCCGACACGCCATCATCTCCTACGTCGAGGAGCACGATCCCGAGGGCATCGTCATGGGGAGCCACGGTCGCGACGGGATAGAACGGCTCCTGCTCGGCAGCGTCGCGGAGTCGGTGATGCGACGGTCGGAAGTCCCGGTGACGGTCGTCCGCTGA